A region from the Bacteroidota bacterium genome encodes:
- a CDS encoding DUF4935 domain-containing protein, protein MEIQIKEISFGNKIKELTVTSYVDSLAKYRADLNNALDLKEKIPIFLDTNILLRYYSISFKSRKALLSFLTKHKKQIIITSQVQKEFIKNREDIIERYFEDTLAKLKDNFKDDIINKIKSYTDNNKILLDDFTFLEEKLSKISMEADNTYIQLAKEVEKIKEKLPQTKYEDELLSVIKEMTLLNNLTEEDIKFLHSEFDTLRKNIDVSKIKSEIGKPQRSFPGLGDLIEKPDNPYGDYILYHEMIKYIKTENKNAIFLTYDTTKGDWLKVNKEPHSHYIQSAFLATNQSLFFLDAERFFSTHLKLHFESLVLLPIDYYSPKLEYEKDFILDFIGLERIIRTIAEYVDIEKYEYKPVVSIIRDFLDRNYIDKKTRDEFLVLNKIKNLLTHAHDRTNIESINKEEFFLWNEKLQIMIATMNKLYTIL, encoded by the coding sequence ATGGAAATACAGATTAAAGAAATTAGCTTCGGCAATAAAATTAAAGAGTTAACTGTCACTTCTTATGTTGATAGCCTAGCTAAATACAGAGCTGATTTAAATAACGCTTTAGATCTTAAAGAGAAAATTCCTATCTTTTTAGATACCAATATTTTACTACGATATTATAGCATTTCTTTTAAATCCCGTAAAGCACTTCTTTCATTCTTAACAAAACATAAAAAACAAATAATTATAACTTCCCAAGTCCAAAAGGAATTTATAAAGAATAGAGAGGATATAATTGAGAGATATTTCGAAGACACACTTGCTAAACTAAAAGATAATTTTAAAGATGACATAATTAATAAAATCAAATCATACACTGACAATAACAAAATATTACTAGACGACTTTACATTTTTAGAGGAGAAGCTATCTAAAATCAGTATGGAAGCGGATAATACTTATATTCAACTTGCTAAAGAGGTTGAAAAAATAAAAGAGAAACTACCGCAAACAAAGTATGAGGATGAACTTCTTTCTGTAATAAAAGAGATGACTTTATTGAACAATTTGACTGAGGAAGACATAAAATTTCTTCATTCAGAATTTGATACATTAAGGAAAAATATTGACGTCTCCAAGATTAAGTCTGAAATAGGAAAGCCACAGCGTTCATTCCCAGGATTAGGAGATTTGATTGAAAAGCCAGACAATCCATACGGAGATTATATTTTATACCACGAAATGATAAAATATATAAAGACAGAAAATAAAAATGCAATATTCTTAACTTACGATACAACAAAAGGAGATTGGTTAAAAGTAAACAAAGAGCCACATAGCCATTACATACAATCAGCATTTTTAGCAACTAACCAAAGTTTGTTTTTTTTAGATGCAGAAAGATTTTTCAGTACACATTTAAAACTTCATTTTGAGTCACTTGTATTATTACCAATCGATTACTATTCACCAAAACTAGAGTACGAAAAGGATTTTATTTTAGACTTTATTGGCTTAGAGAGAATAATTAGAACAATCGCTGAATATGTGGATATCGAAAAATATGAATACAAGCCTGTGGTAAGTATAATTAGGGATTTTTTGGATAGAAATTACATAGATAAAAAAACTCGTGACGAATTTTTAGTTTTAAATAAAATCAAGAATTTACTAACTCATGCTCATGACCGAACTAATATCGAGAGTATAAATAAAGAAGAATTTTTTTTATGGAATGAAAAATTACAAATAATGATTGCCACTATGAATAAATTATACACTATTCTGTGA
- a CDS encoding AAA family ATPase, translating into MIKSITIKKVATFDETGIEISSFKKANFIYGVNGSGKTTISNFLYEPKNSKFSDCSISWLNDLDINTIVYNKDFRDRNFGKGTIPGVFTLGQASKEEASVIEVKRNELKELQDKGIQQKAVLDKQIGTRDQLEEDFREEFWESIYKKNEVQFKEAFKGVMQKKPLAVRVIEEFDKNTSVLTTTQELNERADTIFGDTPLKLLYLPSIDYTRINEIEDDAIWKKKIIGKADVEIAKLIQRLNINDWVNEGRSYLLEDETCPFCQEKTISQEFRKQLEGYFDESFTKDTTSVKDGNEEYIRLFENLLNQLQHIESREKLNKDTKLDLDKFTAYVKTLSSQFVSNKEFLNSKTKEPSRSIDLISTKEQLDEIVVLIGAANALITKHNDIVSNYPTERTNLINDIWKFLIEENRIRIEHFIKHNNGLSKGIENIDKKLRKLRADYKTLDAEIKTLTKNLTSIQPSVDEINKILQSFGFQNFTIVPSKIGMNQYQIERENGELAESTLSEGEITFLTFLYFLQLAKGSTNETEITDDRVLVIDDPISSLDSTVLFVVSSLIKEILKAVKENKGSIKQVILLTHNVYFHKEVSFINGRTKECNDSNFWILRKNEKVTSIQDFELVNPIQNSYELLWRELKNTQNNSGVTIQNTMRRIIENYFKILGKYGDDDLINKFDNPQEKEICRSLICWINEGSHTIPDDLFVEMQDNIIENYFKVFKAVFKETGHQEHYNMMMN; encoded by the coding sequence ATGATCAAAAGCATAACAATAAAGAAAGTTGCAACCTTCGATGAAACAGGAATAGAAATATCCTCTTTCAAAAAGGCGAATTTTATTTATGGGGTTAACGGTAGTGGTAAGACAACTATTTCAAACTTCCTCTACGAGCCTAAGAACTCTAAATTTTCAGACTGTAGCATAAGTTGGTTGAATGACTTAGATATAAATACAATTGTTTATAATAAAGATTTTCGAGACAGAAATTTTGGTAAGGGAACAATTCCTGGGGTATTTACATTAGGTCAGGCTTCTAAGGAAGAAGCATCTGTTATCGAAGTGAAAAGAAATGAACTTAAAGAATTACAAGACAAAGGCATTCAACAAAAAGCGGTTCTTGACAAACAAATAGGAACAAGAGATCAACTTGAGGAAGATTTTAGAGAGGAATTCTGGGAATCCATTTACAAGAAAAATGAAGTCCAATTCAAAGAGGCTTTTAAGGGAGTAATGCAGAAAAAACCCCTTGCAGTCCGTGTAATAGAGGAGTTTGATAAGAATACTTCTGTATTAACAACCACCCAAGAGTTAAATGAAAGAGCTGACACTATTTTTGGAGATACCCCTTTGAAACTTCTCTACCTACCCTCAATAGACTATACCCGAATAAACGAGATTGAAGATGATGCCATTTGGAAAAAGAAAATAATCGGAAAAGCAGATGTTGAAATTGCAAAGCTTATTCAACGATTAAATATTAATGATTGGGTCAATGAGGGGCGATCGTATTTGCTAGAAGATGAAACTTGCCCTTTTTGCCAGGAGAAAACTATATCTCAAGAATTTAGGAAACAGTTAGAAGGATACTTTGACGAATCTTTTACGAAAGACACGACTTCCGTTAAGGATGGAAATGAAGAATACATTCGTCTTTTTGAAAACCTTTTAAATCAATTGCAACATATAGAAAGCAGAGAAAAGCTGAACAAGGACACCAAACTTGACCTTGACAAATTTACAGCATATGTAAAGACACTCAGTAGTCAATTTGTTAGCAACAAGGAATTCTTGAATAGTAAGACAAAGGAACCCAGCAGGAGCATAGATCTTATAAGCACAAAGGAGCAATTAGACGAAATAGTGGTTCTTATCGGAGCGGCAAATGCACTAATTACCAAACACAATGACATTGTAAGCAATTACCCTACAGAGAGAACTAATCTTATAAATGATATTTGGAAATTTCTCATCGAGGAAAATAGAATTAGAATTGAACATTTTATTAAGCACAACAACGGCCTTTCGAAAGGAATCGAAAATATTGACAAGAAACTTCGAAAACTTAGAGCCGATTATAAAACACTAGATGCGGAGATTAAAACCTTAACAAAGAATTTAACCAGCATTCAACCTTCCGTAGATGAAATAAACAAAATTCTTCAATCCTTCGGATTTCAAAATTTTACAATTGTTCCGTCAAAAATTGGCATGAACCAATACCAAATCGAAAGAGAAAATGGTGAATTAGCTGAATCAACTTTAAGCGAGGGCGAAATAACATTCCTTACATTTCTTTATTTTCTTCAATTAGCGAAAGGCAGCACGAATGAAACCGAAATAACTGATGACAGAGTTTTAGTAATTGACGACCCGATTTCAAGCTTGGATAGTACAGTGTTATTTGTTGTCAGCTCCTTGATTAAGGAAATTCTCAAGGCTGTCAAGGAGAACAAAGGAAGTATTAAGCAAGTGATCTTACTGACTCATAATGTTTACTTTCACAAGGAAGTATCGTTTATAAATGGTCGTACCAAAGAGTGTAATGATAGCAATTTCTGGATACTAAGAAAAAATGAAAAGGTCACTTCTATCCAAGACTTTGAACTAGTTAACCCAATCCAAAATTCTTACGAACTTCTCTGGCGTGAACTAAAGAACACCCAAAATAATTCGGGAGTTACCATTCAAAATACAATGCGTAGAATAATTGAGAACTATTTTAAAATACTTGGCAAATACGGGGACGATGACCTGATTAACAAGTTTGACAACCCTCAGGAAAAGGAAATTTGCAGATCATTAATTTGTTGGATTAATGAAGGATCGCACACAATTCCAGACGACTTATTTGTAGAAATGCAAGACAACATAATTGAGAATTATTTCAAAGTGTTTAAGGCAGTCTTTAAAGAAACAGGACACCAAGAGCATTACAATATGATGATGAATTAA
- a CDS encoding pentapeptide repeat-containing protein yields the protein MLNDFFKLNNTPIVISAQADFLNSLRTTDSLRDFLYQPNDLQPATGSPHPKIKFLKKTFTNASFSKTLIKDVIFTNCVFKDCLFIGSTIEDCEFHDCRFENVNTHKIEVRNTYLNPDNFKNAITDSKYSNIAVHLFQRIYDNLKDNDQPILAREAEYYFLNWERKYLIQKYKNDKIGFYDFLRKIITRQLHYFIGYGIRFSIFFLSYFTFLLLLGLINYFLWDYYSIKTDLFQCSEIHTPIHVAYFTFYTTTSLGAGEMFPQSDLGIILAISQSVIGYIFIGVFLSMLIKKIVK from the coding sequence ATGCTTAACGACTTTTTCAAACTCAACAACACACCGATAGTAATTTCGGCTCAGGCGGACTTCCTTAATTCATTAAGAACAACTGACAGTTTAAGAGACTTTCTCTATCAGCCGAATGACTTACAACCAGCAACTGGCAGTCCTCATCCGAAAATTAAGTTTCTTAAGAAAACATTTACAAATGCGAGTTTTTCTAAAACCTTAATAAAAGATGTGATTTTCACTAATTGCGTTTTTAAGGACTGTTTATTCATTGGTTCTACAATAGAAGATTGCGAATTTCATGACTGTCGTTTTGAAAATGTAAATACTCATAAGATTGAAGTTAGAAATACTTATCTCAATCCAGACAATTTCAAAAATGCAATAACAGACAGTAAATATTCAAACATCGCGGTTCATCTCTTTCAAAGAATTTATGACAACCTCAAAGACAATGACCAGCCAATTTTAGCAAGGGAAGCAGAATATTATTTTCTTAATTGGGAGAGAAAATATCTAATTCAAAAGTATAAAAATGACAAAATTGGTTTCTATGACTTTTTAAGAAAAATAATCACCCGACAACTTCATTATTTTATCGGTTATGGGATTAGGTTCTCGATTTTTTTCTTGTCGTATTTTACATTTCTACTTCTTTTGGGGTTAATCAACTATTTCCTTTGGGACTATTATTCCATAAAAACAGACTTATTCCAGTGTAGTGAAATACATACTCCTATTCACGTTGCATATTTCACATTTTATACAACAACTTCGTTAGGTGCTGGTGAAATGTTTCCTCAAAGCGACCTTGGAATTATATTGGCCATTTCACAAAGTGTAATAGGTTATATTTTCATTGGTGTTTTCCTCTCAATGCTTATTAAAAAAATAGTAAAATGA
- a CDS encoding T9SS type A sorting domain-containing protein encodes MNSSKFNLIQYSAISACFLALHQNVRGQAIYTNIDPDLELDNNWESAGIDMNNDGVPDFGFLNRSFDFSTFYSYYSSHFEAIYAGPQSPNNEIAALTHVISPSYGGFTVYFPFALNESDLINEVLTFHNNGYQTMAYRYIQTDGDYFPKGGIWYPEVLDHFLGVRFIDTSDCLHYGWIRCDIKDNGRTLIIKDYAYEINCNTGILAGDTIGDTSTVNLEEINLLNVNIYSFNSDVFIQFQEISENYSFQILNLSGAKISSGILSGKNNVIPMSAKPKGYYFVEIYKGQQKFAAKKIFIN; translated from the coding sequence ATGAATTCATCAAAATTTAATCTAATTCAATATTCAGCTATATCAGCGTGTTTCCTGGCATTACATCAAAATGTTAGGGGGCAGGCTATATATACTAATATTGATCCAGATCTTGAGTTGGACAATAATTGGGAATCTGCGGGTATAGACATGAATAATGATGGAGTTCCCGACTTTGGTTTTTTAAATAGATCATTCGATTTTTCAACTTTCTATTCATATTACAGCTCACATTTTGAAGCTATTTATGCAGGACCCCAATCTCCAAACAATGAAATTGCAGCCCTGACACATGTTATTAGTCCTTCATATGGAGGTTTTACAGTTTACTTCCCGTTCGCTTTAAATGAAAGCGATTTAATTAACGAGGTTTTAACTTTTCATAATAATGGATACCAAACAATGGCCTACCGGTATATTCAAACTGATGGCGATTATTTTCCAAAAGGCGGCATCTGGTACCCTGAAGTTTTGGATCATTTTTTAGGTGTTCGTTTTATAGACACTTCTGATTGTTTGCATTATGGTTGGATTAGATGTGATATTAAAGACAATGGTAGAACACTAATAATTAAAGATTATGCATACGAAATAAACTGCAATACCGGTATTTTGGCAGGAGACACTATTGGAGACACGTCAACTGTTAACCTAGAGGAAATTAATCTCCTCAATGTCAATATTTATTCATTTAACAGCGATGTTTTCATACAATTTCAGGAAATTTCTGAAAATTATTCGTTTCAAATATTAAATTTATCAGGAGCTAAAATATCTTCAGGAATTTTGTCAGGCAAGAATAATGTAATTCCTATGAGCGCCAAACCAAAAGGTTATTATTTTGTAGAAATCTATAAGGGACAGCAAAAATTTGCAGCGAAAAAAATATTTATTAATTAA
- a CDS encoding T9SS type A sorting domain-containing protein has translation MKNIFTASLLRTTILTILIMINISQSKAQYYPEEEFDTTGIIVDTNTDGMDTVWFYGDNLTDTINTEDFRLGLHDSVINVSLGSIMKPVNKGLYGFNTAGIFGRKIMPNDTSSIDQWQWLSDLKPETLRFPGGADCKFMDVMQGPGYGYDIEKIAKFYDVTDSITNNPTLPDILDDADKEDSLITWIDPGYVDEYLNFYESWVEQNLLDSSHRYIDDFITLVKKIETENEGHNVKVIYCLNIFSNTATETREIIEYLRDNPIHDLTVAYVEMGNEPYFDYTRLMMVWHTFEDYWQFINGINNDSLDIYVVGDSVWNDHDFIGTFKNNPEFTSKVSIPAENLHESIYALRDAGPAGIGTRSDEDWNNHLRLKYSIKEPITGLINKYRYAFDAVILHPYYDGHNWDSIPLMLLDSSYACLNDDMNPNNDLWVFENYDARLEDTFDDIGINFRTFIRTRYLESYDVHNSVLNFDLDSLSKKDLIITEWNFKDQGNYREGQLNRIGAFSHGFMHGFIIFEWFLKDIKLNNNPNYRAGFHTYSTFHNYGGGGTNATISPARQHELAFLGMDTLPYTYNVDSNPDGRNYLMKRTTHFVFELQSEITKKNLKILQSNFGIYVASVNVQPTVFIDTEKANIYVYYSNQRDTTQQFNLNTGGTTGLFPGGTLIITDTATIYCLKASKPYSTSGQGKNTIYKLNECYKNPYNYDFPIELIQVDTFLNIPNCPGSGDPLKCIIVPPYSFGYIKIPIGAYYPPGRLAGSAMYDVNIYPNPANDFINLQAKCLQTDCKIEGSLTIEVTNLLGEDCLSGKLDNNGIVDISKFPNGVYQILIKFDDGNTIVKQFVKQ, from the coding sequence ATGAAAAACATTTTTACTGCGTCGCTTTTGCGAACTACTATACTTACTATTTTAATAATGATTAATATTTCCCAATCAAAAGCACAATATTACCCCGAAGAAGAATTTGATACAACCGGAATTATTGTAGATACAAATACCGACGGAATGGATACAGTTTGGTTTTATGGAGACAATCTTACAGATACAATAAATACCGAAGACTTTAGACTTGGACTTCATGATTCTGTTATTAATGTTAGCCTTGGGTCAATAATGAAACCTGTTAACAAAGGCCTTTATGGGTTTAATACAGCTGGGATTTTTGGGCGGAAAATAATGCCCAACGACACTAGCAGTATTGACCAATGGCAATGGTTAAGCGATTTAAAACCTGAAACATTGCGGTTTCCGGGTGGCGCTGACTGCAAATTTATGGATGTGATGCAAGGGCCTGGTTATGGATACGATATTGAAAAAATTGCAAAATTTTATGATGTAACAGATAGTATCACCAATAACCCGACTTTGCCAGACATATTAGATGATGCCGATAAGGAGGATTCGCTAATTACCTGGATAGACCCTGGGTATGTTGATGAATATTTAAATTTTTATGAAAGTTGGGTGGAGCAAAATTTATTAGATTCTTCACATCGATATATTGACGACTTTATTACTTTGGTTAAAAAAATTGAAACTGAAAATGAAGGGCATAACGTCAAGGTAATTTATTGTTTGAATATTTTCAGCAACACGGCGACTGAAACAAGAGAAATAATCGAATATTTAAGAGATAATCCCATACATGATCTGACGGTTGCATACGTAGAAATGGGAAATGAACCCTATTTTGATTACACCAGACTAATGATGGTCTGGCATACGTTTGAAGACTACTGGCAATTTATCAATGGAATAAATAATGATTCATTAGACATATATGTAGTTGGTGATTCTGTTTGGAATGACCATGATTTTATAGGCACATTTAAAAATAATCCTGAATTTACCAGCAAAGTTTCGATTCCAGCAGAAAACCTGCATGAATCCATTTATGCATTACGCGACGCTGGACCTGCAGGCATTGGCACCCGCTCAGATGAGGATTGGAATAATCATCTACGACTGAAATATAGTATTAAGGAACCAATAACCGGATTAATAAATAAATATCGATATGCATTTGATGCAGTTATCCTGCATCCCTATTACGATGGACACAATTGGGATTCGATTCCTTTAATGCTGCTTGATTCCAGTTACGCCTGTTTAAACGATGATATGAATCCCAATAATGATCTTTGGGTGTTTGAGAATTACGATGCAAGGCTCGAAGACACATTTGATGACATCGGAATTAATTTCAGAACGTTTATCAGAACAAGATACCTGGAATCTTATGATGTTCATAATTCTGTATTAAATTTTGACCTTGATTCCTTGTCCAAAAAAGATTTAATTATTACGGAATGGAATTTTAAAGATCAAGGTAATTATCGTGAAGGTCAACTTAATAGAATCGGAGCATTTTCGCACGGTTTTATGCACGGATTTATCATCTTTGAATGGTTCCTGAAAGATATTAAATTGAACAATAATCCAAATTACAGAGCAGGTTTTCATACTTATTCGACTTTTCATAATTATGGAGGAGGAGGAACTAATGCAACTATTTCACCTGCACGTCAACATGAACTTGCTTTTCTGGGTATGGATACCCTGCCATATACATATAATGTTGATTCAAATCCGGACGGGCGCAACTATTTAATGAAGCGCACCACACATTTTGTTTTTGAACTCCAAAGTGAGATCACGAAAAAAAATCTGAAAATTCTTCAAAGCAATTTCGGCATTTATGTGGCTAGTGTAAATGTGCAACCAACCGTTTTTATTGACACGGAAAAGGCAAATATTTACGTCTACTATTCAAATCAAAGAGATACAACACAGCAATTTAATTTGAACACAGGGGGAACTACCGGGTTATTTCCAGGTGGAACTTTAATTATTACTGATACTGCAACAATTTATTGCTTAAAAGCCTCAAAACCTTATTCTACTTCAGGACAAGGAAAAAATACTATATACAAATTAAATGAATGTTATAAAAATCCATATAATTATGACTTTCCAATTGAATTAATTCAGGTGGATACTTTTTTAAATATTCCAAATTGTCCCGGAAGTGGCGACCCTTTAAAATGTATTATTGTTCCACCTTATTCTTTCGGGTATATTAAGATTCCAATTGGAGCATATTATCCACCGGGACGTTTGGCTGGTTCTGCAATGTATGATGTAAATATTTATCCGAATCCGGCTAATGATTTTATTAACCTGCAAGCTAAATGTTTACAAACGGATTGCAAAATTGAAGGATCCCTAACAATTGAGGTAACCAATTTATTAGGGGAGGATTGTTTAAGTGGAAAGTTGGATAATAACGGCATAGTAGATATTTCTAAATTTCCAAATGGAGTTTACCAAATTTTGATTAAATTTGATGACGGAAATACTATAGTTAAACAATTTGTAAAACAATAA